In Pseudomonas sp. MYb327, one DNA window encodes the following:
- the waaF gene encoding lipopolysaccharide heptosyltransferase II, producing the protein MKILIVGPSWVGDMVMAQTLFQCLKQRHPQCEIDVLAPEWSRPILERMPEVRQALSFPLGHGALELATRRRIGKSLAGQYSQAILLPNSLKSALVPFFAGIPKRTGWRGEFRYGLLNDVRTLDKERYPLMIERFMALAYEPGFELPKPYPRPSLQIDPVTREAALAKFGLTLDRPVLALCPGAEFGESKRWPSEHYAKVAEAKIREGWQVWLFGSKNDHAVGENIRSRLIPGLREESVNLSGGTSLAEAIDLLSCADSVVSNDSGLMHVAAALNRPLVAVYGSTSPGFTPPLAEHVEIVRLGIECSPCFDRTCRFGHYNCLRQLMPQAVNEALQRLQGTVVEVK; encoded by the coding sequence ATGAAAATTCTGATCGTTGGGCCCAGTTGGGTCGGTGACATGGTGATGGCGCAGACACTGTTTCAGTGTCTCAAACAACGCCACCCGCAATGCGAAATCGACGTGCTGGCCCCCGAGTGGAGCCGGCCGATTCTTGAGCGCATGCCCGAAGTTCGCCAGGCCTTGAGCTTTCCGCTCGGTCACGGCGCGCTGGAGCTGGCGACGCGTCGGCGCATCGGCAAATCCCTGGCGGGCCAATACAGCCAGGCGATTCTGCTGCCCAATTCCCTGAAGTCGGCGCTGGTTCCGTTCTTTGCCGGCATTCCCAAACGCACCGGTTGGCGCGGCGAGTTCCGTTACGGCCTGCTCAATGACGTGCGCACGCTGGATAAAGAACGTTACCCGCTGATGATCGAGCGCTTCATGGCCCTGGCCTACGAGCCCGGTTTTGAACTGCCGAAGCCTTACCCGCGCCCGAGCCTGCAAATCGACCCGGTGACCCGCGAGGCGGCGCTGGCCAAGTTTGGCCTGACCCTCGATCGTCCCGTGCTTGCGCTGTGCCCCGGCGCCGAGTTTGGCGAATCCAAGCGCTGGCCGTCCGAGCATTACGCGAAAGTTGCCGAAGCGAAGATTCGCGAGGGCTGGCAAGTCTGGCTCTTCGGTTCGAAAAACGATCACGCCGTGGGCGAAAACATCCGTTCTCGGCTGATTCCCGGTTTGCGTGAAGAATCGGTGAACCTCAGTGGTGGCACGTCGCTCGCCGAGGCGATCGACCTGCTGTCCTGCGCCGATTCGGTGGTCTCCAACGACTCCGGCCTGATGCACGTCGCCGCCGCGCTGAATCGCCCGCTGGTGGCGGTCTACGGTTCGACGTCGCCGGGTTTCACGCCGCCGCTGGCCGAGCACGTCGAGATCGTACGCCTGGGCATCGAATGCAGCCCATGCTTCGACCGCACCTGCCGGTTCGGCCATTACAACTGCTTGCGCCAGCTCATGCCGCAAGCGGTGAACGAAGCCTTGCAGCGGTTGCAGGGCACTGTGGTTGAGGTCAAATAG
- a CDS encoding glycosyltransferase family 4 protein, whose translation MQLAFVLYKYFPFGGLQRDFMRIALECQKRGHQIRVYTLIWEGDVPPGFEVLVAPVKAFFNHRRNEKLSAWMEADLAKRPVDRLIGFNKMPGLDVYYAADGCFEDKAQNLRNSLYRRWGRYRHFAEYERAVFAKDAKTEVLMISEVQQPLFIKHYDTPLERFHLLPPGIAQDRRRPADADEIRAGFRAEFNLEDDDLLLVQIGSGFKTKGVDRSLKALAALPADLKKRTRLFVIGQDDPKLFQMQGATLGLGDNVTFLKGRSDIPRFLLGADLLIHPAYNENTGTVLLEALVAGLPVLVSAVCGYAHYIAEADAGLVLDEPFDQAQLTQFLTNMLNDAQARAAWSRNGVAFAETADLYSMPQHAADVILAEHA comes from the coding sequence ATGCAATTGGCATTCGTCCTGTACAAGTATTTTCCGTTTGGCGGCTTGCAGCGCGATTTCATGCGCATTGCCCTGGAGTGCCAAAAGCGCGGGCATCAGATTCGCGTCTACACGCTGATTTGGGAAGGCGACGTACCACCGGGTTTCGAAGTGCTGGTGGCGCCGGTCAAGGCGTTCTTCAACCATCGTCGCAATGAAAAGCTCAGCGCATGGATGGAAGCGGACCTGGCCAAGCGTCCGGTCGATCGCCTGATCGGCTTCAACAAAATGCCGGGCCTGGACGTCTACTACGCCGCCGACGGTTGCTTCGAAGACAAGGCGCAGAATCTGCGCAACTCGTTGTACCGCCGCTGGGGCCGCTATCGCCACTTCGCTGAGTACGAGCGCGCGGTGTTCGCCAAGGACGCCAAGACCGAAGTGTTGATGATTTCCGAAGTCCAGCAACCGCTGTTCATCAAGCATTACGACACGCCGCTGGAACGCTTCCACCTGCTGCCACCGGGCATAGCCCAGGATCGTCGTCGGCCGGCGGATGCCGACGAAATTCGCGCCGGGTTCCGCGCCGAATTCAATCTCGAGGACGACGACTTGCTGCTGGTGCAGATCGGCTCCGGGTTCAAGACCAAGGGCGTTGATCGCAGCCTCAAGGCGTTGGCCGCGTTGCCCGCTGATCTGAAGAAGCGCACCCGGCTGTTTGTAATTGGCCAGGACGACCCCAAGTTATTCCAGATGCAGGGCGCCACGCTGGGGCTCGGCGACAACGTGACGTTCCTCAAGGGGCGCAGCGATATCCCGCGCTTCCTGCTTGGCGCCGATCTGTTGATCCACCCGGCGTACAACGAAAACACCGGCACCGTGTTGCTCGAAGCGCTGGTGGCCGGGTTGCCGGTGCTGGTGAGTGCGGTGTGCGGTTACGCCCATTACATTGCCGAGGCCGATGCCGGCCTGGTGCTGGACGAACCGTTCGATCAGGCGCAACTGACGCAGTTCCTGACCAATATGTTGAACGACGCTCAAGCGCGGGCGGCCTGGAGCCGCAACGGTGTGGCCTTCGCCGAGACGGCCGACCTCTATAGCATGCCGCAGCACGCGGCCGATGTGATTCTGGCGGAGCACGCTTAA
- a CDS encoding lipopolysaccharide kinase InaA family protein — MTDFLAAEDRALLERHGLGTFDALWARQLEAVDEPNSVRGGWSSVFRLDLEGHGFYLKRQSNYQMYTLHAPFGEPSFAREFRNISRYEKLGIPALKAAFFGERKVDGEVRAILLTRALDGWDDLDSLLQCWSDLSEAQQTKILQACGQLAQRLHGKRQVHGCFYPKHIFLQASGDGYQAQLIDLEKTRPLLLGQRDRVKDLEPLLRRAPEWSEAQLRILLAAYLDQAQDSSLIDSWLQRLTARRGHKEKR; from the coding sequence ATGACTGATTTTCTGGCCGCTGAAGACCGTGCGCTGCTTGAGCGCCACGGCCTCGGCACTTTCGACGCGCTCTGGGCCCGGCAGCTTGAAGCCGTGGACGAGCCCAACTCCGTCCGCGGTGGCTGGAGCAGCGTGTTTCGGCTGGATCTGGAAGGTCATGGCTTCTACCTCAAGCGTCAGAGCAACTACCAGATGTACACGTTGCATGCGCCTTTCGGCGAGCCGAGTTTCGCCCGTGAGTTTCGCAATATCAGCCGCTATGAAAAGCTCGGCATTCCGGCGCTGAAAGCAGCGTTCTTCGGTGAACGCAAAGTGGATGGCGAAGTCCGCGCGATTCTGCTGACTCGCGCCCTGGACGGCTGGGATGACCTCGACTCGTTGTTGCAATGCTGGTCGGACCTGAGCGAGGCGCAGCAGACGAAAATTCTGCAGGCCTGCGGGCAACTGGCGCAGCGCCTGCACGGTAAGCGCCAGGTTCACGGCTGTTTTTATCCCAAGCACATTTTTCTCCAGGCCAGCGGCGACGGCTACCAGGCCCAGTTGATTGACCTGGAAAAGACCCGGCCTTTGCTGCTTGGCCAGCGCGACCGGGTCAAGGACCTGGAACCATTGCTGCGTCGGGCGCCGGAGTGGAGCGAAGCGCAGTTGCGCATTTTGCTGGCTGCCTATCTGGATCAGGCGCAGGACAGTTCGCTGATCGACAGCTGGCTACAGCGCCTGACCGCGCGCCGCGGCCATAAGGAGAAGCGCTGA
- the waaC gene encoding lipopolysaccharide heptosyltransferase I: MRVLLIKTSSLGDVIHALPALTDAARAIPGIQFDWVVEEGFAEIPTWHPAVGKVIPVAIRRWRKNIWQTIKSGEWKRFKQSIRATKYDLVIDAQGLLKSALLTRYVKAPVAGLDKDSAREPIAARFYSRRLAVARGQHAVERVRQLFAVALGYDLPKGLGDYGLNVERLVELPRKNPYVLFLHGTTWDTKHWPEAYWRELAERVGYLGVGVKLPWGNPIEKARAERIAKDMKHVEVLPKLNLAGVGKVLAGAQACVAVDTGLGHLAAALDVPTLSLFGPTNPGLTGAYGKSQIHLASDFPCAPCLQKKCTYQPTADDARRFDLKREWPLCFTRLNPERVASRLSTLLLAEELR, translated from the coding sequence TTGCGGGTACTGCTGATCAAGACTTCATCGCTGGGAGACGTGATTCATGCCTTGCCGGCGCTGACCGATGCGGCGCGGGCGATTCCCGGCATCCAATTCGACTGGGTGGTGGAAGAGGGTTTCGCCGAAATCCCGACCTGGCACCCGGCCGTGGGCAAGGTGATTCCGGTGGCGATCCGCCGCTGGCGCAAAAACATCTGGCAGACCATCAAGAGCGGCGAGTGGAAGCGCTTCAAGCAAAGCATTCGCGCGACAAAATACGACCTGGTCATCGATGCCCAGGGCTTGCTGAAAAGCGCCTTGCTCACACGCTATGTCAAAGCCCCGGTCGCCGGGCTCGACAAGGACTCCGCTCGCGAGCCGATTGCCGCACGTTTCTATTCCCGCCGTTTGGCCGTGGCCCGAGGACAGCACGCGGTAGAGCGAGTGCGTCAGCTGTTTGCCGTGGCCCTGGGTTATGACTTGCCCAAAGGCCTGGGCGATTACGGCCTGAACGTCGAGCGACTGGTGGAATTGCCGCGCAAGAATCCGTACGTGCTCTTCCTGCATGGCACCACTTGGGACACCAAGCACTGGCCGGAAGCCTATTGGCGTGAGCTGGCCGAGCGTGTCGGTTACCTCGGTGTCGGGGTGAAACTGCCGTGGGGCAACCCGATCGAGAAGGCCCGCGCCGAGCGCATCGCCAAGGACATGAAGCACGTCGAAGTGCTGCCCAAGCTGAATCTGGCCGGCGTCGGTAAAGTGCTGGCCGGTGCACAGGCTTGTGTGGCGGTGGACACCGGCCTCGGGCACTTGGCCGCCGCGCTGGACGTGCCGACCTTGTCGCTGTTCGGTCCGACCAATCCGGGCCTGACCGGCGCGTACGGCAAGTCGCAGATTCACCTGGCCAGCGATTTCCCCTGCGCACCGTGTCTGCAAAAGAAATGCACTTATCAACCGACGGCCGATGACGCCCGCCGGTTCGACCTGAAACGCGAGTGGCCCCTGTGCTTCACGCGTCTGAATCCCGAGCGTGTCGCGAGCCGACTGAGCACGTTGTTACTGGCTGAGGAGCTGCGCTGA
- the glnE gene encoding bifunctional [glutamate--ammonia ligase]-adenylyl-L-tyrosine phosphorylase/[glutamate--ammonia-ligase] adenylyltransferase yields MSLPSLVELPAILLPFVTRAEQSFRTAVEALDDDHGLAAWPPERWAQFARVTAASDFVIEQSVRDPLMLLELVQSGELDRSFAPGELCAQIAAAVNEAETDDQLARALRRQRARHQVRIIWRDLTRQADLIQTCRDLSDMADASIDQAYQWLYARHCQQFGVPTGRRSGEPQQMVVLGMGKLGAVELNLSSDIDLIFAYPEGGETVGVKRSLDNQEFFIRLGQRLIKALDPMTVDGFVFRVDMRLRPYGSSGALVLSFNALEQYYQDQGRDWERYAMIKSRVVAGDQVAGAQLQEMLRPFVYRRYLDFSAIEALRTMKQLIQQEVRRKGMADNIKLGSGGIREVEFIAQAFQLIHGGRDLSLQQRPLLKVLSTLEGQGYLPPAVISELREGYEFLRYTEHAIQAIADRQTQMLPDGAQDQARIAFMLGFDDWAAFHERLMYWRGRVAWHFAQVIADPDEEQGGESEVVVGGEWLPLWEEAQDEEAACRQLQEGGFTDATKALKALASLRGSPQLRAMQRLGRERLDAFIPRLLAQAVEHANPDLVLERVLPLVEAVARRSAYLVLLTENPGALRRLLTLCAASPWIAEQITRFPLLLDELLNEGRLFKPPLAPELAAELRERLTRIPEDDLEQQMEALRHFKLAHRLRVAASEIAGNLPLMKVSDYLTWLAEAILEQVLALAWRQTVAKYGTPLRTDGTLCDPGFIIVGYGKVGGLELGHGSDLDLVFIHDGDPQAETDGPKPIDGAQFFTRLGQRIIHLLTAQTNSGQLYEVDMRLRPSGASGLLVSSLGAFARYQENEAWTWEHQALVRARVLVGSTDVGQAFEQVRAAILGKARDLPTLRQEVSEMRAKMRDNLGSKSTAAGTGANAFEATAPFDLKQDAGGIVDIEFMVQYAALAWSQTHPPLLRWTDNIRILEELEHEGLMPVEDASLLREAYKAYRSAAHRQALQKDPGVIPGDQFADERRQVMRIWRELGLS; encoded by the coding sequence ATGAGCCTCCCTTCGCTTGTTGAACTGCCCGCCATTCTCCTGCCGTTTGTCACCCGCGCCGAGCAGTCGTTCCGAACCGCCGTCGAGGCACTGGATGACGACCATGGCCTGGCCGCATGGCCCCCTGAACGCTGGGCGCAATTTGCCCGCGTCACCGCCGCCAGCGACTTCGTCATCGAACAAAGTGTGCGTGATCCGCTGATGCTGCTTGAGCTGGTGCAGTCGGGCGAGCTGGACCGTAGCTTTGCGCCCGGCGAGTTGTGCGCGCAGATCGCGGCAGCCGTGAACGAGGCCGAGACCGATGATCAGCTCGCGCGAGCATTGCGCCGCCAACGCGCCCGCCACCAGGTGCGGATCATCTGGCGCGACCTGACCCGCCAGGCCGATCTGATCCAGACCTGCCGCGACCTTTCGGACATGGCCGATGCCAGCATCGATCAGGCCTATCAATGGTTGTACGCGCGGCACTGCCAGCAATTCGGCGTGCCGACCGGTCGCCGCAGTGGCGAGCCACAGCAAATGGTCGTGCTCGGCATGGGCAAGCTAGGTGCCGTTGAGCTGAACCTGTCGTCTGACATCGACCTGATTTTCGCCTACCCCGAGGGTGGTGAAACCGTCGGCGTGAAGCGCTCGCTGGATAACCAGGAATTCTTCATTCGTCTCGGCCAGCGCTTGATCAAGGCGCTGGACCCGATGACCGTCGACGGTTTTGTATTCCGCGTCGACATGCGCCTGCGGCCCTATGGTTCGTCGGGCGCGCTGGTCCTGAGTTTCAATGCGCTGGAGCAGTATTACCAGGATCAGGGTCGCGACTGGGAACGCTACGCGATGATCAAGTCGCGGGTGGTGGCCGGTGATCAGGTGGCCGGCGCGCAACTGCAAGAGATGTTGCGGCCGTTCGTTTACCGGCGTTACCTGGATTTTTCAGCCATCGAAGCGCTGCGCACCATGAAGCAGCTGATTCAGCAGGAAGTCCGGCGCAAGGGCATGGCCGACAACATAAAGCTCGGTTCCGGCGGCATCCGCGAAGTGGAGTTTATCGCCCAGGCTTTCCAGCTTATTCACGGTGGTCGTGACCTGAGCCTGCAGCAACGCCCGCTATTAAAAGTACTGAGCACGCTGGAAGGTCAGGGTTACCTGCCGCCAGCAGTGATCAGTGAACTGCGCGAAGGCTACGAATTCTTGCGCTATACCGAACATGCGATCCAGGCGATTGCCGACCGTCAGACCCAGATGCTGCCGGACGGCGCCCAGGACCAGGCGCGCATTGCCTTTATGCTGGGCTTCGACGATTGGGCTGCTTTCCATGAGCGGCTGATGTACTGGCGTGGCCGCGTGGCCTGGCACTTCGCTCAGGTGATCGCCGACCCCGACGAGGAGCAGGGGGGCGAGAGTGAAGTGGTGGTCGGCGGTGAATGGCTGCCGCTGTGGGAAGAGGCTCAGGATGAAGAGGCGGCTTGCCGTCAGTTGCAGGAAGGCGGATTCACCGACGCCACCAAGGCTCTGAAAGCCTTGGCCAGCCTGCGCGGCAGTCCGCAATTGCGTGCGATGCAGCGTCTGGGGCGCGAACGACTCGATGCTTTTATTCCGCGCTTGCTGGCTCAAGCCGTGGAGCACGCCAATCCGGATCTGGTGCTGGAACGAGTACTGCCTTTGGTTGAGGCCGTGGCCCGCCGTTCTGCCTATCTGGTGTTGCTGACTGAAAACCCCGGCGCGCTGCGTCGCTTGCTGACCTTGTGCGCGGCGAGCCCGTGGATCGCCGAGCAGATCACCCGTTTCCCGTTGCTGCTCGACGAACTGCTCAACGAGGGTCGACTGTTCAAGCCGCCCCTGGCCCCGGAACTCGCCGCCGAGTTGCGCGAGCGTTTGACGCGGATTCCCGAGGACGATCTCGAACAACAAATGGAAGCCCTGCGCCATTTCAAACTGGCGCATCGCTTGCGCGTCGCGGCCTCGGAAATCGCCGGCAACCTGCCGTTGATGAAAGTCAGCGACTACCTGACCTGGCTCGCCGAAGCGATCCTGGAGCAGGTGCTAGCCCTGGCCTGGCGTCAAACGGTGGCCAAATACGGCACGCCATTGCGCACCGACGGCACCTTGTGCGATCCCGGCTTTATTATTGTCGGTTACGGGAAAGTCGGTGGCCTGGAACTGGGACATGGTTCGGACCTCGATCTGGTGTTCATCCACGATGGCGATCCACAGGCGGAAACCGACGGGCCGAAGCCCATCGATGGCGCGCAATTTTTCACCCGGCTCGGGCAGCGGATCATTCACTTGCTCACGGCGCAGACCAACTCCGGGCAGCTCTATGAAGTGGACATGCGCCTGCGACCGTCAGGCGCGTCGGGGTTGCTGGTGAGTTCGCTGGGCGCATTTGCCCGCTATCAGGAAAATGAAGCCTGGACCTGGGAACATCAGGCATTGGTGCGTGCGCGGGTGCTGGTCGGCAGCACGGATGTCGGCCAGGCCTTCGAGCAGGTTCGCGCGGCGATCCTGGGCAAGGCGCGTGATTTGCCGACGTTGCGCCAGGAGGTCAGCGAGATGCGCGCCAAGATGCGCGATAACCTCGGCAGCAAGAGTACGGCGGCCGGCACCGGGGCAAATGCCTTCGAGGCCACGGCGCCGTTCGATCTCAAGCAGGACGCCGGAGGTATCGTCGATATTGAATTTATGGTGCAATACGCGGCCCTGGCGTGGTCGCAAACGCACCCGCCATTGCTGCGCTGGACCGATAACATCCGTATTCTGGAAGAGCTGGAACACGAAGGGTTGATGCCCGTCGAAGATGCCAGTCTGCTGCGTGAAGCCTATAAGGCTTACCGCTCCGCCGCCCACCGGCAGGCCTTGCAGAAGGACCCCGGGGTGATACCGGGCGATCAGTTCGCGGACGAACGGCGGCAGGTCATGCGGATCTGGCGTGAGCTGGGGCTAAGCTGA
- the rfaP gene encoding lipopolysaccharide core heptose(I) kinase RfaP: MKLMLAEPFKSLWAGRDPFAEVEGLQGEVYRELEARRTLRTEVDGNGFFVKIHRGIGWGEIFKNLLTAKLPVLGAGQEWKAIQRLQEVGVPTMTAVAYGEKGSNPADQHSFIVTEELAPTISLEDFSINWVKQPPEPTLKRALIAEVARMTGMMHRAGVNHRDCYICHFLLHTDKPVTAEDFKLSVIDLHRAQTRPAITQRWRNKDLAALYFSALDIGLTQRDKLRFLKGYFQQPLRQILAEEAALLSWLEGKANKLYDRKQRYGDAL; this comes from the coding sequence ATGAAGTTGATGCTGGCTGAACCGTTCAAAAGCCTCTGGGCCGGGCGCGACCCGTTCGCCGAAGTCGAGGGCTTGCAGGGCGAGGTGTACCGCGAACTTGAAGCTCGCCGCACCCTGCGCACTGAAGTGGACGGCAACGGGTTTTTCGTGAAGATCCACCGTGGCATCGGCTGGGGCGAGATCTTCAAGAACCTGCTCACCGCCAAGCTGCCGGTACTTGGCGCGGGCCAGGAGTGGAAAGCCATCCAGCGCTTGCAGGAAGTCGGCGTGCCGACCATGACCGCGGTCGCTTACGGCGAAAAGGGCAGCAACCCGGCAGACCAGCACTCGTTTATCGTCACCGAAGAGTTGGCGCCGACCATCAGTCTCGAAGATTTCAGCATCAACTGGGTCAAGCAGCCGCCCGAGCCAACACTCAAGCGCGCGCTGATTGCCGAAGTGGCGCGCATGACCGGCATGATGCATCGCGCCGGGGTCAACCATCGCGACTGCTACATCTGCCACTTCCTGCTGCACACCGATAAACCGGTGACCGCTGAAGACTTCAAACTCTCGGTGATCGACCTGCACCGCGCCCAGACCCGTCCGGCCATTACCCAGCGCTGGCGTAACAAGGATCTGGCGGCGCTGTACTTTTCGGCCCTGGACATTGGCTTGACCCAGCGTGACAAACTGCGCTTCCTCAAAGGCTACTTCCAGCAGCCGCTGCGCCAGATCCTGGCCGAAGAAGCGGCGCTGCTGAGCTGGCTCGAAGGCAAGGCCAACAAACTCTACGACCGTAAACAGCGATACGGGGACGCGCTCTGA
- a CDS encoding lipopolysaccharide kinase InaA family protein produces MAGWNLEPGYNDLAEDFGSLEAVFALQGERLTRDPLSEVIRVKRNGVNYYVKRYVGAGKGLRRYLGKPRVKMEWQNLKRFAKWGIPTAEVIAWGLERRGAAYDRGAMITRELPNTEDLSALADRHDPKLADRAWVDTVSRQLAGYTRTMHDHRFTHNDLKWRNLLIDDQARLFLIDCPNGDFWRGFWLKYRITKDLACLDKVAKYHLSATQRLRFYLQYRQRNRLNAADKKRIRHVVRFFEGRE; encoded by the coding sequence ATGGCGGGTTGGAATCTGGAGCCTGGCTACAACGACCTGGCCGAAGACTTCGGCAGTCTTGAGGCGGTGTTTGCACTTCAGGGCGAGCGCCTGACCCGCGATCCGCTGTCCGAGGTCATTCGCGTGAAGCGCAATGGCGTCAATTATTACGTGAAGCGCTACGTGGGCGCGGGCAAGGGCTTGCGTCGTTACCTGGGCAAGCCGCGGGTGAAAATGGAATGGCAAAACCTCAAGCGTTTCGCCAAATGGGGCATTCCCACCGCCGAAGTCATCGCCTGGGGCCTGGAACGACGTGGCGCTGCGTATGATCGCGGAGCGATGATCACCCGCGAACTGCCGAACACCGAAGACTTGTCCGCACTGGCCGATCGGCATGATCCCAAGCTCGCGGACCGCGCCTGGGTCGACACCGTCAGCCGTCAATTGGCGGGTTACACCCGGACCATGCATGACCATCGTTTTACCCACAACGATTTGAAGTGGCGCAATCTGCTGATCGACGATCAGGCCAGGCTTTTCCTGATCGATTGCCCCAACGGTGATTTCTGGCGCGGTTTCTGGCTCAAATATCGCATCACCAAAGACCTGGCGTGCCTCGACAAAGTGGCCAAGTATCACTTGTCGGCCACCCAGCGCCTGCGCTTTTACCTGCAATACCGCCAACGGAACCGGCTGAATGCGGCCGATAAAAAACGGATCCGGCACGTGGTGAGATTTTTCGAGGGACGCGAATGA